The window TGGCGAAAGTCGCAGCGCTGCAGGGCGAGGAGGGACGGCGTGTTGTGGGGCTCGACGACCGCCTCGAGGCGGTGAAGCCCCAGGCGCTCGAAGCCGAAGGCGATCAGGGGCGGGATCACGCGGGACACGATCCGCTTCCCCCACTGCTCCCGCAGCACGGCGAACCCGATCTCGGCGCGACGGTGGACGCGGTCGATGAGGAAGATCATCGAGGTCCCGACGACCTCGCCGTCGAGCTCGACCGCCCAGCGGTACATCCCTCCCTCGGCGAACGCGTCGAGGCCGCGCTGGATCCACTGCCGCGCCTGCTCGACGTCCGCGAAGCGGGCGACGGAGGTGTACTGCACCACCTCGGGGTCGGAGAACAGGCGGTACATCGCGAGGGCGTCGCCCTGCCCGAGGGCGCGCTGCGTCACGCCGTCCCCCACGAGCGTCGGGGGAACCGTCTCGAATCCGTCGGGGTTCATGGGGCCTCCGGGGCGGGCTTGAACTCCGTGACCTCGCCGTACGAAGAGAACCCGAGGCGGCGGTAGACGCCGACGCCGTCGGGCGCGGCCTGGAGCACCGCGGTCGCGATCCCTTCTCTCGCGGCGTCGCGCAACGGAGCATACGTGATCGCCGTCCCGATCCCGACACGCCGATGCGCCGTTCGCGTCGAGATGTTGTAGACGCCGGCAACGCCTCCGGCGACCGTCACCTCGGCCGTCGCCACGGGATCGCCCTCCAGCCGGGCGAGGTACAGGCGCTGCGGCGAGGCCGGTGCGAGCAGCCGCGGGGCGGCGAGGCGGTGGAACCGCAGGACGTCCGGGTCGGGAGGCGACCAGTTCTCCGCGAGGATCCGGGCGTAGGCCTCGAGATCGTCCGGCGTCGCCACCCTCGAGATCTCGATCCCCGTCGGCGGGGGTGGGGGCGGGGAAAGATCGGAGAGAGACGCGACCATCGCGAGCTCGGACTCCGCTGGAGCGAGTCCCGCGTCCTCGAGAATCGTGCGAAGCGCCGCGGGGGTCGAGCCGGGAGTCACCCAGCAGGAGTACGGATGTCCGGTCTCCCGGAAGAACCCCACGAGCTCCGCCACTCGCGCCGCGGCCCCCTCGCGGGAGAGTTTGACCCGACAGGCGAAGTTGAAGGTGTCGCAGGCCAGCCCCGAGTCGACCAGGACGAGATCGGGAGCGATCCGGACGCGGGCGTCGGGAAGGCCCCGGGCCGCCCAGGACACGTGGACGACGAAGTTCTCGTCCGCGGCGTCGATCACCACACCCCCGGCATCAACCGCTTCGTCCGCGACCGGTACGCCTCGTACTCGGCGCCGAACGTGTCGAGCATCAGGCGCTCCTCGGTCGAGAGCCGGAACACGATCATCACCACCATCGCCACGAGGTATGCGGGTCCGGCCACGAAGTTCGGGAGCGCCAGCGCCTGACCGATCGAGAAGAACAGGAGCGACGTGTACATCGGATGGCGCACCTTCCGGTAGACGCCGTCGGTCACGAGACGGTGGTTCTCCCGCACCTCGAGGGTCAGGGACCAGTTCGTGCCGAGGTCCGCGTGCGAGCGCCAGAACAGCCAGAGGCCCACGACCAGGAATTCGACTCCCAGCCCGAAGGTGAGCGGGTGAAGCGGGTAGTCGGCGAAGGACAGCCACGCCGTCAGCATCCACACGAACGGGATGAAGAACGTCGCGAACGCGAAGGCGAGGAGGGCCGTCTCCATCACCCCTTTCCGACTGGAGACGACCGGAACCGACCGGCTCCGCTGCCCGTGGGGCGCGCGGATGGCCACGAGCGCCACATTCGCCAACAACACGACCGCCTTGGGGACGAGGAGGCTCATGCGACGCGGCTCACCCTTTCGTCCGCCGCAGTGCGAACTGCGGCAACCCGTCCGCGAGCTTCAGCCACGGGATCCGGCGATCGCACCAGAGATGGTCCTCGGGTGTCACGACCGCCGGATCGTCGAGACTGCAGGCGGTGACGTCGCACGTCTCGGGAATCTCGACGCTCTCCCACGTCAGCTGGGTGCCGCATCGGCCGCAAAAGCGCCGCAGCACGCCGGGTCGGGACTCGTACGCGACGGGCTCGCCGCTCTCGACCACGAAGGTCGCGCGATCGACCTCGACCCAGGTGACGAAC is drawn from Candidatus Polarisedimenticolaceae bacterium and contains these coding sequences:
- a CDS encoding GFA family protein; protein product: MNGGCLCGAVRYRIDGRLGRTCHCHCVHCRRASGAAFVTWVEVDRATFVVESGEPVAYESRPGVLRRFCGRCGTQLTWESVEIPETCDVTACSLDDPAVVTPEDHLWCDRRIPWLKLADGLPQFALRRTKG
- a CDS encoding GNAT family N-acetyltransferase, producing the protein MIDAADENFVVHVSWAARGLPDARVRIAPDLVLVDSGLACDTFNFACRVKLSREGAAARVAELVGFFRETGHPYSCWVTPGSTPAALRTILEDAGLAPAESELAMVASLSDLSPPPPPPTGIEISRVATPDDLEAYARILAENWSPPDPDVLRFHRLAAPRLLAPASPQRLYLARLEGDPVATAEVTVAGGVAGVYNISTRTAHRRVGIGTAITYAPLRDAAREGIATAVLQAAPDGVGVYRRLGFSSYGEVTEFKPAPEAP
- a CDS encoding protein-S-isoprenylcysteine O-methyltransferase → MSLLVPKAVVLLANVALVAIRAPHGQRSRSVPVVSSRKGVMETALLAFAFATFFIPFVWMLTAWLSFADYPLHPLTFGLGVEFLVVGLWLFWRSHADLGTNWSLTLEVRENHRLVTDGVYRKVRHPMYTSLLFFSIGQALALPNFVAGPAYLVAMVVMIVFRLSTEERLMLDTFGAEYEAYRSRTKRLMPGVW
- a CDS encoding GNAT family protein, with amino-acid sequence MNPDGFETVPPTLVGDGVTQRALGQGDALAMYRLFSDPEVVQYTSVARFADVEQARQWIQRGLDAFAEGGMYRWAVELDGEVVGTSMIFLIDRVHRRAEIGFAVLREQWGKRIVSRVIPPLIAFGFERLGLHRLEAVVEPHNTPSLLALQRCDFRQEGVLRQRSFKNGSFQDEVVLAILRPEWRGSRT